In one Parvibaculum sp. genomic region, the following are encoded:
- a CDS encoding cation diffusion facilitator family transporter has protein sequence MTAGPAQKKLIPDSAAHNGRLMRRATYAAVAVAVTLVSIKAVAFWMTGSIAMLGTLFDSLLDGAASLLNLFAVRHSLTPADREHRFGHGKAEALAGLGQSFFIFASAGYITVAAVLRLVEPVPVAQSEIGIAVTVFAIVVTLGLVAYQRHVVRQTNSLAIEADSIHYRGDLMMNLSVIAALLLSGVFGLHRADPLFGIVIAGLIAWSAAKIVIAALNQLMDRELSETERDRIREIAMAHPEVVNLHDLRTRASGTQSFIQFHLEMDGAMTLMDAHRVADEVEREIMAEFPGSEVIVHQDPAGVEMPTRLERT, from the coding sequence ATGACGGCCGGACCCGCGCAAAAAAAACTTATCCCCGATTCGGCCGCCCATAACGGACGGCTGATGCGCCGCGCGACCTATGCGGCGGTCGCGGTCGCCGTCACGCTGGTCTCGATCAAGGCGGTTGCCTTCTGGATGACCGGTTCGATCGCGATGCTCGGCACGCTGTTCGACTCGTTGCTCGACGGCGCGGCCTCGCTTCTGAACCTGTTTGCCGTGCGCCATTCGCTGACGCCGGCCGACCGCGAGCATCGTTTCGGACATGGCAAGGCAGAAGCCCTGGCCGGGCTCGGACAGTCGTTCTTCATCTTTGCATCCGCCGGATATATCACCGTGGCGGCCGTCTTGCGGCTCGTCGAGCCGGTGCCGGTCGCGCAATCCGAAATCGGCATCGCGGTGACGGTGTTCGCGATCGTCGTGACGCTCGGCCTTGTCGCCTATCAGCGCCATGTGGTGCGGCAGACCAACTCGCTCGCCATCGAGGCGGACTCGATCCACTACCGCGGCGACTTGATGATGAACTTGTCGGTCATCGCGGCGCTGCTGCTGTCGGGCGTCTTCGGCCTGCATCGCGCCGACCCGCTTTTCGGCATCGTGATCGCGGGCCTGATCGCCTGGAGCGCGGCGAAGATCGTGATTGCGGCGCTCAACCAGCTGATGGACCGCGAACTTTCGGAGACCGAGCGCGATCGCATCCGGGAAATCGCGATGGCGCATCCCGAAGTCGTCAACCTGCACGATTTGCGCACCCGCGCCTCGGGCACGCAGAGCTTCATCCAGTTTCACCTCGAAATGGATGGCGCGATGACGCTGATGGACGCGCACAGGGTCGCCGACGAGGTGGAGCGCGAGATCATGGCGGAATTTCCGGGCTCCGAGGTCATCGTCCATCAGGATCCCGCCGGCGTCGAAATGCCGACTCGCCTCGAGCGGACGTGA
- a CDS encoding 3-(methylthio)propionyl-CoA ligase codes for MKGLMQDWPLRVTTIIDHAARFHGDREIVTRSVEGPITRTTYKEVHLRARKVAQALTKLGVKEGDVVATMAWNTARHLEAWYGIMGMGAVCHTLNPRLFAEQLVYIVNHAEDKIVFLDLTFVPILEGIADQLPKVKAYVIMTDKAHMPQTKLKNALCFEEIVEAEDGNFKWAEVDENAACGLCYTSGTTGNPKGVLYSHRSNVLHSMAANMGDALGMKSTDAILPVVPMFHANAWGIAFAAPAVGAKIVMPGANMDGASIYELLDTEKVSVTAAVPTVWLMLLQYLEKSGAQLPALNRVVIGGSAAPRSMIEVFEKNYDVKVFHAWGMTEMSPMGTLGALKAGMEDLPLEKQIDVKVKQGRAIYTVEMKITDDDGNELPSDGKAFGHLMVRGPAISGSYLKGEGGNILDKDGWFDTGDVATIDPGGYMQITDRAKDVIKSGGEWISSIEIENLAVGHPKVTEAAVIGIVHPKWDERPLLIVIPKEGEKPTKEEILRYMDGKIAKWWMPDDVVFVTEIPHTATGKIQKLALREQFKDYKLPTATAAE; via the coding sequence ATGAAGGGATTGATGCAGGACTGGCCGCTGCGCGTGACGACGATCATCGATCACGCGGCGCGCTTTCACGGCGACCGCGAGATCGTGACGCGCTCGGTCGAGGGACCGATCACGCGCACCACCTATAAAGAGGTGCATCTGCGCGCCCGCAAGGTGGCGCAGGCGCTGACGAAGCTCGGCGTCAAGGAAGGCGACGTCGTCGCGACGATGGCCTGGAACACGGCCCGCCACCTCGAAGCCTGGTACGGCATCATGGGGATGGGCGCGGTCTGCCACACGCTCAATCCGCGCCTCTTCGCCGAACAGCTCGTCTACATCGTCAATCACGCGGAAGACAAGATCGTCTTCCTCGACCTGACCTTCGTGCCGATCCTGGAAGGCATTGCCGACCAGCTGCCGAAGGTGAAGGCCTATGTCATCATGACCGACAAGGCCCATATGCCGCAGACGAAGCTCAAGAACGCGCTCTGCTTCGAGGAAATCGTCGAGGCGGAAGACGGCAACTTCAAATGGGCCGAGGTTGACGAGAACGCCGCTTGCGGCCTTTGCTACACCTCCGGCACGACCGGCAACCCGAAGGGCGTGCTCTATTCGCACCGCTCCAACGTGCTGCATTCGATGGCCGCCAACATGGGCGACGCGCTCGGCATGAAATCGACCGACGCGATCCTGCCGGTGGTGCCGATGTTCCATGCCAACGCCTGGGGCATTGCCTTCGCCGCCCCCGCCGTCGGCGCCAAGATCGTGATGCCCGGCGCCAACATGGACGGCGCCAGCATCTATGAACTGCTCGACACCGAAAAGGTGAGCGTCACGGCCGCCGTGCCGACCGTCTGGCTGATGCTGCTGCAATATCTCGAAAAGAGCGGCGCGCAACTGCCGGCCTTGAACCGCGTCGTCATCGGCGGTTCGGCCGCGCCGCGCTCGATGATCGAGGTCTTCGAGAAGAATTACGACGTCAAGGTGTTCCACGCCTGGGGCATGACCGAAATGTCGCCGATGGGGACGCTGGGCGCCCTAAAGGCCGGCATGGAGGATCTGCCGCTCGAAAAGCAGATCGACGTCAAGGTCAAGCAGGGCCGCGCGATCTACACGGTCGAAATGAAAATCACCGACGATGACGGCAATGAGCTGCCGTCGGACGGCAAGGCCTTCGGCCATCTGATGGTGCGCGGACCGGCCATTTCCGGTTCCTACCTCAAAGGCGAGGGCGGCAACATTCTCGACAAGGACGGCTGGTTCGACACCGGCGACGTCGCCACCATCGATCCGGGCGGCTACATGCAGATCACCGACCGCGCCAAGGACGTCATCAAGTCGGGCGGCGAATGGATTTCCTCGATCGAGATCGAAAACCTCGCCGTCGGCCATCCGAAAGTCACCGAGGCCGCCGTCATCGGCATCGTTCATCCCAAATGGGACGAGCGGCCGCTGCTGATCGTCATTCCGAAGGAAGGCGAGAAGCCGACCAAGGAAGAAATCCTGCGCTACATGGACGGCAAGATCGCCAAATGGTGGATGCCGGACGATGTGGTGTTCGTGACGGAAATCCCGCACACAGCGACCGGCAAGATCCAGAAGCTGGCGCTGCGCGAACAGTTCAAGGACTACAAACTGCCGACGGCGACCGCCGCCGAGTAA
- a CDS encoding DUF1499 domain-containing protein codes for MDRQQSRLAKWGFWIAVAALVVLAVCVIGNRTELIHFGIAVRGLAVAALIGLVAVIVSAAGIVRTLVSNRSGARFAIMGLVLGLVVAAPVVQAIVAGAQVPGIHDITTDLDNPPQFDAVVALRGEGTNPLDRAEPENLAELQRQAYPDIATIEVGAQPGKVFEAALETARAEGWDIVAFNPEAGLIEATATTRVMNFRDDVAIRVVEREGGAAVDIRSVSRVGISDLGANANRIRTFRDALKKNLAAG; via the coding sequence ATGGACCGGCAGCAATCGCGTCTGGCCAAATGGGGATTCTGGATCGCCGTTGCGGCGCTTGTGGTGCTGGCAGTTTGCGTGATCGGCAATCGCACCGAGCTGATCCATTTCGGCATCGCCGTGCGCGGCCTGGCGGTCGCGGCGCTGATCGGCCTTGTCGCCGTCATCGTCTCGGCGGCCGGCATCGTCCGCACGCTGGTCTCGAACCGCAGCGGCGCGCGCTTCGCGATCATGGGCCTCGTGCTCGGACTTGTGGTGGCCGCGCCGGTGGTGCAGGCGATCGTGGCGGGCGCGCAGGTGCCGGGCATTCACGACATCACGACCGACCTCGACAACCCGCCGCAATTCGACGCTGTCGTCGCGCTGCGCGGCGAAGGCACCAATCCGCTCGACCGCGCCGAGCCCGAAAACCTCGCCGAACTGCAGCGCCAGGCCTATCCCGACATCGCGACCATCGAAGTCGGCGCGCAGCCGGGCAAGGTCTTCGAGGCGGCGCTGGAAACCGCCCGCGCCGAGGGCTGGGACATCGTTGCATTCAACCCGGAAGCCGGTCTCATCGAAGCGACGGCAACGACGCGGGTGATGAATTTCAGGGACGATGTGGCGATCCGCGTTGTCGAACGCGAGGGCGGCGCGGCGGTCGACATCCGCTCGGTCTCGCGCGTCGGCATCAGCGATCTCGGCGCCAACGCCAACCGCATCCGCACCTTCCGCGACGCGCTGAAGAAAAATCTGGCGGCCGGCTAG
- a CDS encoding amidase — MTDLHFRSASDLGRMIRRREIGSAELTEHFIARIEKHDPKINAVVARDFDGARKAAIAADAALARGEVKGALHGLPFTIKDAYEVEGLVSTGGNPAWKDNVPARSATAIARLQGAGAIVFGKTNVPFLSGDLQSYNDIYGTTNNPYALECGPGGSSGGSAASLAAGFTSAEFGSDIGGSIRTPAHLCGVFGHKPTFDIVPKRGHLPGPPGALAEGDLSVAGPLARSAEDLGPLLDIAAGPDWADAAAWKLDLPPARAKSPKELRVAVWIEDAFCDIDKESAALLTNAAKALENAGANVDWQARPDFTLAEITEVYLILLHSQVGAGMPEKVQAQWRETRANAAPDDKSHRVLQAIGGTLTITERAIWKEAQARFRWKWHEFFKSYDVVLAPVIMRPAFEHNHDTNWHRRQLEVNGVMRPYMDVLIWAGPAVVSYLPASVAPVGLTSAGKPVGIQIIGPHLEDKTTIAVAGMFEEILGGFTPPKGW, encoded by the coding sequence ATGACCGATCTTCATTTCCGCTCGGCGAGCGATCTTGGCCGCATGATCCGCCGCCGGGAGATCGGCTCGGCGGAGCTGACCGAACATTTCATCGCCCGGATCGAAAAGCACGACCCGAAGATCAATGCCGTCGTGGCGCGGGACTTCGACGGCGCGCGCAAGGCAGCGATTGCGGCCGACGCGGCGCTGGCCCGCGGCGAGGTCAAGGGCGCGCTGCACGGCCTCCCCTTCACCATCAAGGACGCCTATGAGGTCGAGGGCCTCGTCTCGACCGGCGGCAACCCCGCCTGGAAGGACAATGTGCCGGCCCGCAGCGCCACCGCCATTGCGCGGCTGCAAGGTGCGGGCGCCATCGTCTTCGGCAAGACCAACGTGCCGTTCCTGTCGGGCGATCTGCAGAGCTACAACGACATCTACGGCACCACCAACAATCCTTACGCGCTCGAATGCGGCCCCGGCGGTTCGTCGGGCGGCTCGGCGGCTTCGCTGGCGGCCGGTTTCACCTCGGCCGAATTCGGCTCCGACATCGGCGGCTCGATCCGCACGCCAGCCCATCTCTGCGGCGTCTTCGGCCACAAGCCGACCTTCGACATCGTGCCGAAGCGCGGCCATCTGCCGGGCCCGCCCGGCGCGCTCGCCGAAGGCGATCTGTCGGTCGCGGGCCCGCTTGCCCGCTCGGCCGAAGACCTCGGGCCCCTGCTCGACATCGCGGCCGGGCCCGATTGGGCCGATGCCGCCGCCTGGAAGCTCGACCTGCCGCCCGCGCGGGCCAAGAGCCCGAAGGAGCTTCGCGTCGCGGTCTGGATCGAGGATGCGTTTTGCGACATCGACAAGGAGAGCGCCGCGCTTTTGACCAATGCCGCGAAGGCGCTTGAAAACGCCGGCGCCAATGTCGACTGGCAGGCGCGGCCCGATTTCACGCTGGCCGAGATCACCGAGGTCTATCTGATCCTTCTCCATTCGCAGGTCGGCGCCGGCATGCCGGAAAAGGTTCAGGCGCAATGGCGCGAGACGCGCGCCAATGCCGCGCCGGACGACAAGAGCCATCGCGTGCTGCAGGCGATCGGCGGCACGCTGACGATCACCGAGCGCGCGATCTGGAAGGAAGCGCAGGCGCGGTTCCGCTGGAAGTGGCACGAATTCTTCAAGAGCTACGACGTGGTGCTGGCGCCGGTGATAATGCGGCCGGCCTTCGAGCATAATCACGACACCAACTGGCACCGCCGCCAGCTCGAGGTCAACGGCGTCATGCGGCCCTACATGGATGTGCTGATCTGGGCCGGCCCCGCCGTTGTCTCCTACCTGCCGGCTTCCGTCGCGCCGGTCGGCCTGACCAGTGCCGGCAAACCCGTCGGCATCCAGATCATCGGCCCGCATCTCGAAGACAAGACGACGATTGCGGTGGCGGGGATGTTCGAGGAGATCCTGGGCGGGTTCACGCCGCCGAAGGGGTGGTGA
- a CDS encoding bifunctional aminoglycoside phosphotransferase/ATP-binding protein, with amino-acid sequence MTDETDRATIDFLSRPESYGLPPETPVEHVETHISHVFLAGARAFKLKKPVRFTFLDFSDVEKRRAACESEVALNRRTAPEIYLGVVALRRVGHGLCLGGDAGAVADWLVEMRRFKAEGLLATMADEGRLPLPLVERLAADVARFHRAAEVRHDAGGGAGFREIVAGNRADMEPHIGPVFEAGRVAEVDEVCRALIESRHALMDARRDAGWVRHCHGDLHLGNVTEIDGRPVIFDCIEFNDRFARIDVLYDLAFLLMDLSFRARADSRLAAHASRALNVWLDHLNEAEIEAALEGLALLPLFIGTRAVIRAKVAAAQEEVAKARAHLDFAATVLKPPRPRLVAVGGLSGTGKSTLAKALAPSLGGAAGAVHLRTDIIRKRMFGVEPLDRLPDAAYAPGAGDRVYSEMLRQARIALEAGQGVLLDAVFARPEERQAAARLAAGLGVSFAGLWLDAAPDVLEARVAAREKEGRDPSDAGVEVLRRQLTYDLGVMDWQKVDASGSAAETLERAAKACGHDKPGGRA; translated from the coding sequence TTGACCGACGAAACGGACAGGGCGACGATCGACTTCCTTTCGCGGCCCGAAAGCTACGGATTGCCGCCGGAGACGCCGGTCGAGCATGTCGAAACGCATATCTCGCATGTCTTTCTCGCCGGCGCGCGCGCCTTCAAGCTGAAAAAGCCGGTGCGCTTCACATTTCTCGATTTCTCGGATGTCGAAAAACGCCGCGCGGCTTGCGAATCCGAAGTCGCGCTCAACCGCCGCACGGCGCCCGAAATCTATCTCGGTGTCGTGGCGCTGCGGCGCGTGGGCCACGGGCTTTGCCTCGGCGGCGATGCGGGCGCGGTTGCCGACTGGCTGGTCGAGATGCGGCGCTTCAAGGCCGAAGGGTTGCTGGCGACGATGGCCGATGAGGGGCGGTTGCCGCTGCCGCTGGTCGAGCGTCTTGCCGCCGACGTGGCGCGCTTCCACCGCGCGGCGGAAGTGAGGCACGATGCCGGCGGCGGCGCGGGATTTCGAGAAATCGTTGCCGGCAACAGGGCCGACATGGAGCCCCATATCGGCCCGGTGTTCGAGGCAGGCCGCGTCGCCGAAGTGGATGAGGTCTGCCGCGCGCTGATCGAAAGCCGCCATGCGCTGATGGATGCGCGGCGCGACGCCGGCTGGGTGCGCCATTGCCACGGCGACCTTCATCTCGGCAACGTCACCGAAATCGACGGACGCCCGGTCATTTTCGACTGCATCGAATTCAACGACCGCTTTGCCCGCATTGATGTGCTGTACGATCTGGCCTTCCTGCTGATGGATTTGAGTTTTCGCGCCCGCGCCGACAGCCGCCTTGCGGCGCATGCCAGCCGCGCGCTCAACGTCTGGCTCGATCATCTGAACGAGGCCGAAATCGAGGCGGCGCTTGAAGGGCTGGCGCTGCTGCCACTCTTCATCGGCACCCGCGCCGTCATTCGCGCCAAGGTGGCGGCCGCGCAAGAGGAAGTCGCGAAGGCGCGCGCCCATCTCGATTTTGCCGCCACGGTACTGAAACCGCCGCGGCCGCGCCTTGTCGCCGTGGGCGGCCTGTCGGGCACTGGCAAGTCGACGCTGGCAAAGGCGCTGGCGCCGTCGCTCGGCGGCGCGGCCGGCGCCGTGCATCTGCGGACCGACATTATCCGCAAGCGGATGTTCGGCGTCGAACCGCTCGACCGGTTGCCCGACGCGGCCTATGCGCCGGGCGCCGGAGACCGGGTCTATTCGGAAATGCTGCGCCAGGCGCGGATTGCGCTCGAAGCGGGGCAGGGCGTGCTGCTGGACGCGGTGTTCGCGCGCCCCGAGGAGCGGCAGGCGGCGGCGCGGCTCGCCGCCGGTCTCGGCGTTTCCTTCGCCGGGCTCTGGCTCGACGCCGCCCCGGACGTGCTCGAAGCGCGGGTCGCGGCGCGCGAGAAGGAAGGCCGCGACCCGTCGGATGCCGGCGTCGAGGTGCTGCGCCGACAACTGACCTACGACCTCGGGGTCATGGACTGGCAAAAGGTCGACGCCTCGGGCAGCGCCGCAGAAACGCTCGAAAGGGCCGCGAAAGCCTGCGGCCATGACAAACCGGGCGGCAGGGCCTAG
- a CDS encoding SDR family oxidoreductase, producing MTQIENSERRTLILTGASRGIGHATVKRFSSAGWRVITCSRHPFPEDCPWEAGPEDHIQVDLADPKNTEDAIAEMRVRLKDQGSRLHALVNNAAISPKGPGGARLGVFETGLDVWTQVFQVNFFASAMLARGLVAELKAAQGSVVNVTSIAGERVHPFAGTAYGTSKAALAALTREMAAEFGRIGVRVNAIAPGEIDTAILSPGTEKIVAEIPMRRLGTPEEVAKTIYFLCTDQSSYVNGAEIQINGGQHV from the coding sequence ATGACACAGATCGAGAATTCGGAACGCAGGACGCTGATCCTGACCGGCGCGAGCCGGGGCATCGGGCACGCGACGGTGAAGCGCTTCTCAAGCGCGGGCTGGCGCGTCATCACCTGTTCGCGCCACCCCTTCCCCGAGGACTGCCCCTGGGAGGCGGGCCCGGAGGATCACATTCAGGTCGACCTCGCCGACCCGAAAAACACCGAAGACGCCATCGCCGAAATGCGCGTACGCCTGAAAGACCAGGGCAGCCGCCTGCACGCGCTGGTCAACAATGCGGCGATCTCGCCCAAGGGGCCGGGCGGGGCGCGGCTCGGCGTCTTCGAGACCGGGCTCGACGTCTGGACGCAGGTCTTCCAGGTCAATTTCTTTGCCTCCGCCATGCTGGCGCGCGGCCTTGTGGCGGAACTGAAGGCGGCGCAGGGATCGGTCGTCAATGTGACGTCGATCGCCGGCGAGCGCGTGCATCCCTTTGCCGGCACCGCCTATGGCACCTCGAAGGCGGCGCTGGCGGCGCTGACGCGCGAAATGGCCGCCGAGTTCGGCCGCATCGGCGTCCGCGTCAACGCCATTGCGCCCGGCGAAATCGACACCGCGATATTGTCGCCCGGCACCGAAAAGATCGTCGCCGAAATCCCGATGCGCCGCCTCGGCACGCCGGAAGAAGTGGCCAAGACGATCTATTTTCTGTGCACGGATCAGTCGAGCTACGTCAACGGCGCCGAAATCCAGATCAATGGCGGCCAGCACGTTTGA
- a CDS encoding HNH endonuclease, whose product MAKLEDLKPKQHFRVYDLVEAAGLDVRDWAASATDPTNPQTNAKYRSNWSFVDPGNAVVLFLWYDELEEKDDKIYQAFNLNDWLANFEANPRRHLRLSRARAFRDAVRIAYQQHLLVRVIFIEGSKEDISDPEAESSKIALRYLDSEPWYVESYDDTTGDCVITRGQQSGAHPLYVDQFSLHDDTQSSDPERRKAITRSFKRSGAVRSSALGRAAGHCEFCNEPGFRMPDGRLYLETHHIIPLSQGGLDQPRNVVALCGNHHREAHLGERRDEIAHNLSVLISTFYSR is encoded by the coding sequence ATGGCGAAGCTAGAGGATTTGAAGCCAAAACAACATTTCCGAGTCTACGATTTGGTTGAAGCTGCTGGGTTGGATGTACGCGATTGGGCGGCGTCTGCAACCGATCCGACAAATCCTCAGACAAATGCCAAGTATCGCTCAAACTGGTCATTTGTTGATCCGGGCAACGCAGTCGTCCTGTTCTTGTGGTACGACGAGTTAGAAGAAAAAGACGACAAAATATATCAGGCGTTTAACCTCAACGATTGGCTCGCCAACTTCGAAGCAAATCCGCGCCGGCATCTAAGGTTATCGCGAGCACGCGCGTTCAGAGACGCTGTGCGAATTGCTTACCAACAGCACCTTCTGGTCAGGGTTATATTCATAGAAGGCAGCAAAGAAGATATTTCAGACCCGGAGGCTGAATCTTCCAAAATTGCCTTGAGATATCTAGATTCGGAGCCTTGGTACGTTGAGAGCTACGACGACACGACCGGTGATTGTGTTATTACGCGTGGTCAGCAATCTGGTGCTCACCCGCTCTACGTGGATCAGTTCTCGTTGCACGATGACACTCAGTCATCCGATCCCGAGCGGCGTAAGGCTATAACTCGGTCATTCAAGAGAAGTGGGGCCGTAAGAAGTAGCGCGCTTGGCCGTGCTGCCGGCCATTGCGAATTTTGCAATGAGCCAGGCTTTCGAATGCCTGATGGCCGCCTCTACCTTGAGACCCATCATATCATCCCGCTATCTCAAGGTGGTCTAGACCAACCAAGGAACGTTGTCGCCCTTTGCGGCAACCACCACAGAGAGGCACATTTGGGAGAACGTCGGGACGAAATCGCGCACAATCTATCTGTTCTGATCTCAACATTCTACAGTCGTTAA
- a CDS encoding aminotransferase yields the protein MSLSNAAVRDIETVIHPYTNLDTFRSSGPMILERGEGVYVFDNEGNKYIEGLAGLWCTSLGYNDKELIAAATEQYAQLPFTHVFGGKSHERAAEAAERLKAIAPHAASKVLFCGSGSEANDQQVKLVWYYNNALGRPKKKKFISRIRGYHGVTVASASLTGLPANHRDFDLPISGVLHADCPHYYRYAEPGETEDEFTTRLAKNLEEMIIREDPDTVAAFIAEPIMGAGGVVIPPAGYFEKIQAVLKKYDIYFIADEVICGFGRTGNMFGSQTFGMKPDSISVAKALSSAYFPIAAVTVGEEMYQAMIDESKKIGTFGHGFTYTAHPVGAAVAAKTLEIYEKRNIVGHVRDVAPRFAAHFARLADHPLVGHARASGLIGALELVADKASKKSFDASLGIGAAVVAAAQKHGLIVRPLAGDIVAFCPPLIVTAEQIDAIFAAIEKALDDVEARVGKEGLRAA from the coding sequence ATGAGCCTGTCCAACGCCGCCGTTCGCGACATCGAGACGGTGATCCATCCCTACACCAATCTCGACACGTTCCGTTCCTCAGGCCCCATGATCCTGGAGCGCGGCGAGGGCGTTTATGTCTTCGACAATGAGGGCAACAAATATATCGAGGGGCTGGCCGGGCTCTGGTGCACCTCGCTCGGCTATAACGACAAGGAGCTGATCGCGGCGGCGACCGAGCAATATGCGCAGCTTCCCTTCACGCATGTTTTCGGCGGCAAGAGCCATGAGCGCGCGGCGGAAGCGGCCGAGCGCCTCAAGGCCATCGCGCCGCATGCGGCCTCGAAGGTTCTTTTCTGCGGCTCGGGCTCGGAAGCCAACGACCAGCAGGTGAAGCTCGTCTGGTATTACAACAATGCGCTGGGGCGCCCAAAGAAGAAGAAATTCATTTCTCGCATCCGCGGCTATCACGGCGTCACGGTCGCGTCGGCCTCGCTGACCGGCCTTCCCGCCAATCACCGCGATTTCGACCTGCCGATTTCGGGCGTCCTCCACGCCGACTGCCCGCATTACTACCGCTATGCCGAGCCCGGCGAAACCGAAGACGAGTTCACGACGCGACTCGCCAAGAACCTTGAAGAGATGATCATCCGCGAGGACCCCGACACGGTTGCCGCCTTCATCGCCGAACCGATCATGGGCGCGGGCGGCGTCGTCATTCCGCCGGCCGGCTATTTCGAGAAAATCCAGGCGGTGCTGAAAAAATACGACATCTATTTCATCGCCGACGAGGTCATTTGCGGCTTCGGCCGCACCGGCAACATGTTCGGCTCGCAGACTTTCGGCATGAAGCCGGATTCGATCTCGGTCGCGAAAGCCCTGTCATCGGCCTATTTCCCCATCGCCGCCGTGACGGTGGGCGAGGAGATGTACCAGGCGATGATCGACGAGAGCAAAAAGATCGGCACCTTCGGCCACGGCTTCACCTATACCGCGCATCCCGTGGGCGCGGCGGTGGCCGCCAAGACGCTGGAGATTTACGAGAAGCGCAACATTGTCGGCCATGTGCGCGATGTCGCGCCGCGTTTCGCCGCGCATTTCGCGCGTCTCGCCGATCATCCGCTGGTCGGCCATGCGCGCGCGTCGGGTCTCATCGGCGCGCTCGAACTCGTCGCCGACAAGGCGTCGAAAAAGAGCTTCGATGCGAGCCTCGGCATCGGCGCCGCGGTCGTTGCCGCCGCACAGAAGCACGGCCTCATCGTGCGGCCGCTTGCCGGCGACATCGTCGCCTTCTGCCCGCCGCTGATCGTGACCGCCGAACAGATCGACGCGATCTTCGCCGCCATCGAAAAGGCGCTCGACGATGTGGAGGCGCGGGTCGGCAAGGAAGGCCTGCGCGCCGCCTGA
- the pdxH gene encoding pyridoxamine 5'-phosphate oxidase translates to MSDSTTTADGAEIFTSDDPVALFREWMELARAKEPEDANAMALATADKSGLPDVRMVLLKDVDARGFVFYTNLESDKGRELAENSQAAICFHWKSLRRQVRVRGSVNPVSDEEADAYFATRARDSQIGAWASRQSRPLETRFELEREVAKFVAKFGIGKVPRPPHWSGFRIVPVRIEFWRDRPFRLHDRLVFERESGDKWRQKRLFP, encoded by the coding sequence ATGAGCGACAGCACGACAACGGCGGACGGCGCCGAAATTTTTACCTCCGACGACCCGGTCGCGCTATTTCGCGAATGGATGGAACTGGCGCGCGCGAAGGAGCCGGAAGACGCCAACGCAATGGCGCTGGCAACCGCCGACAAATCGGGTCTACCCGATGTGCGCATGGTGCTGTTGAAAGACGTCGATGCGCGCGGCTTTGTTTTCTATACCAATCTCGAAAGCGACAAGGGCCGTGAGCTTGCCGAGAATTCGCAGGCCGCCATCTGTTTTCACTGGAAGAGTTTGCGCCGGCAGGTGCGTGTGCGCGGGTCCGTGAACCCTGTCAGCGATGAGGAGGCAGATGCCTATTTCGCCACGCGCGCCCGCGACAGCCAGATCGGCGCCTGGGCGTCGCGGCAGTCGCGGCCGCTCGAAACCCGCTTCGAGCTTGAGCGCGAAGTGGCGAAGTTCGTTGCCAAATTCGGAATCGGCAAGGTGCCGCGGCCGCCGCACTGGTCCGGTTTCCGGATCGTCCCTGTACGGATCGAATTCTGGCGCGACCGGCCTTTCCGCTTGCACGACCGGCTGGTTTTCGAGCGCGAAAGCGGGGATAAGTGGCGTCAGAAGAGGCTTTTTCCGTGA